The following DNA comes from Rhodopseudomonas boonkerdii.
CGAGTCCCGCAAGTACTCGTCGTCGGCCGGCGCGTTCGGCGGCGTCTCCCCTGCCCGTCCGGTCAATTTCGCGACCGGCGATCTCGGCGCGTGGGAACTGGCCGTGCGCTACAGCTATGCCAGCCTCAATGACTATGCTGGCGGCGTACGCGGCGGTGAACTGAAAAACACCACGGTCGGCCTGAATTGGTACGTCAACAACAACACCCGTTTCATGTTCAACTGGATCCACGGCACCGTCGACAAGTTCAACACGGCTGGCGTGAATACCGGCGCGGACTACGACGTGTTCGCGATGCGCACACAGGTCGCCTGGTAAATATCAGCTCCGGCGATCTTCAGGCTGCGAGGCTGAATGCCCTCGGCCGCTCCATGAATAAAGGCGGCGCTCCGGCGCCGCCTTTTGCCTTGGCAATTCTTCTCTCAAGATCACGCGATCGTCTGGACGATGCCGCCTTCGGCGCGCAGCGCCGCGCCATTGGTCACCGACGCCTGCTTCGAGCTCACGAACACCACCATATTGGCAATCTCCTCGACGCTGGCAAAGCGCTGGATCAGCGACGTCGAGCGGTGCTGCTTGACGAAGTTCGAGGCGGCTTCATCGAGCGACTGACCGTTCTGCCTGGCGAGATCTTTGACGAAGGTCTCGACACCTTCGGACATGGTCGGCCCCGGCAGCACGGAGTTCACCGTCACCGCCGTTCCCTTGGTGAGTTCGGCGAGGCCACGCGAGATGGCGAGCTGTGCCGTTTTCGACATGCCGTAATGGATCATCTCACTCGGGATATTGAGGCCGGATTCCGAGGAGATGAAAACAATGCGGCCCCAGTTTCGCTTCAGCATGCCCTGCATGTAAGCGCGCGACAGACGCACACCCGACATGACATTGACGTCGAAGAAGCGCTCCCAGTCTTCATCCGGAATGTCGAAGAAGTCCTTGGGTTCAAAAATGCCGGCATTGTTGATCAGGATGTCGACGTCAGGCAGCGCAGAGACGAGAGCCTTGCAGCCGTCGGCGGTCGAGACATCGGCTGCGACGCCCTTCACTTTGGCACCCGGGACGGCCTTGCCGATAGCGGCGATCGCCGCGTCCACCTTGGTTTGGCTGCGGCCGTTGACCACGACCTCGGCGCCGGTGCCGGCGAGGCCTTTGGCGATCGCAAGGCCGATACCTGCGGTGGAGCCCGTGACGAGTGCTGTCTTACCGGTGAGATCGATCTGCATTGGATGCTCCATCAGTGAGGATGGAACTGATATCGGAACTGCCCCATCGCGCCGCAATGATGCTCACGCGGCGGTGAGCGCCTAAATAAAAAGCGGCGCCCGCTGGCGCCGCTTTCCGAACTCAATACTTCTACAGCTTACGCTGCGTCGGCCTCGCCGCCCTGCACCGGACCGGAATCCTTGCCCTTGGCGTCTTCGTCGCGATCGACGAACTCGATCACCGCCATCGGGGCGTTGTCGCCATAGCGGAAGCCGGCCTTGATGATGCGGGTGTAGCCGCCCTGACGATCAGCGTAGCGCTTGGCCAGCACGTCGAACAGTTTACGGACCTGATCCTGGTCCTTCATTTCGCTGATGGCCTGACGACGCTTGTCGAGACCACCCTTCTTGCCGAGGGTGACGAGCTTCTCGACGATCGGGCGGAGCTCCTTGGCCTTCGGAAGCGTGGTGACGATCTGCTCGTGCTTGATCAGCGACGCGCACATGTTGGCGAACATCGCCTTGCGGTGTTCAGCGGTGCGGTTGAGTTTGCGATGAACCTTGCCGTGACGCATTGAAGTAGTCCTCTATTCAGTTTGCCGCGACGGTTCGTCGGGACATCATGTTGCAGGTGGGCCGCCTGCGTTCGCCCAGAACGATGACCGGGCAAACCCGGCCACGTTCAATCGTTTGCTCAGTAGTGGTCTTCGAAGCGCTTCGCCAGCTCGTCGATATTCTCCGGCGGCCAACCGGGCACTTCCATGCCGAGATGCAGGCCCATCTGGGCCAGCACTTCCTTGATTTCGTTCAGCGACTTGCGGCCGAAGTTCGGGGTACGGAGCATTTCCGCTTCCGACTTCTGCACGAGGTCGCCGATGTAAACGATGTTGTCGTTCTTCAGGCAGTTCGCCGAACGCACCGAAAGCTCGAGCTCGTCCACCTTCTTGAGGAAGGCGGGGTTGAAGGCGAGATCCGGGATAACTTCCTGAGCGACTTCCTTGCGGGGCTCTTCGAAGTTCACGAACACGTTGAGCTGGTCCTGCAGGATGCGCGCGGCGTAAGCCACAGCGTCCTCGGGCGTCAGCGCGCCGTTGGTCTCGATGGTCATGGTGAGCTTGTCGTAGTCGAGGATCTGGCCCTCACGGGTGTTCTCGACCTTGTAGCTGACCTTGCGAACCGGCGAATACAGGCTGTCGACCGGGATCAGGCCGATCGGCGCATCTTCCGGACGGTTGTGTTCGGCTGCGACATAGCCCTTGCCACCCGACACGGTGAACTCCATGCGGATCTCGGCGCCATCGTCGAGAGTGCAGAGCTGCAGTTCAGGGTTGAGAACGGTGATGTCGCCAACGGTCTGGATATCGCCGGCGGTGACAACGCCCGGCCCCTGCTTCTTCACGACCATGCGCTTCGGGCCTTCGCCGAGCATCTTGATCGAGATGTCCTTGACGTTCAGCACGATGTCGGTGACGTCTTCACGCACGCCGGCGATCGAGGAGAACTCGTGCAGCACGCCATCGATGTGCACCGACTGCACGGCAGCGCCCTGCAACGACGACAGCAGGATGCGGCGCAGCGCGTTGCCGAGGGTTTGACCGAAACCACGCTCGAGCGGCTCGGCGACGAGAGTCGCGAAACGCGAGGGATCGCTGCCCGGAGTCACCTGCAGCTTGTTGGGGCGGATAAGCTCTTGCCAATTTTTCTGGATCGTCACTGGGTCACCCATGGCCATCGAATTCTCTGGCTTGGAGATCGCGGAGAAAGTCCGCGTAAAACTACGTCGAACGCGATTGCGGGCGGCCACGCCCCCCGCAATCCAGATAGATAATGATTAAACGCGGCGGCGCTTGCGCGGCCGGCAGCCGTTATGCGGGATCGAAGTCACGTCGCGGATCGAGGTGACGGTGAAGCCTGCGGCCTGCAGCGCGCGGAGAGCCGATTCGCGACCCGAACCCGGACCGCCGACTTCGACTTCCAGGGTCCGCATGCCGTGTTCCTGCGCCTTCTTGGACGCGTCTTCAGCAGCGACTTGCGCGGCATACGGGGTCGACTTGCGCGAGCCCTTGAAGCCCATCGTGCCGGCCGAAGACCAGGCAATCGTGTTGCCCTGGGCATCGGTGATGGTGATGGTGGTGTTGTTGAAGGACGAGTTCACATGCGCGATGCCCGAAGCGATGTTCTTACGTTCGCGACGACGGACGCGGGCGGCTTCCTTTGCCATTGTAGACCTTTCTAGAGATATCAACGCCGCCGTAGTGCCAGCGGCTACACCGGGAAAATGCAAACGACGAACAGGGAGTAGCGAAAATGCTTCGCCACTCCCTGCCCGCCCTGAGCGCTAAATTACTTCTTCTTGCCTGCGATGGCCTTGGCCGGACCCTTGCGGGTGCGCGCATTGGTATGCGTGCGCTGGCCACGAACCGGCAGACCGCGACGATGACGCAGGCCGCGATAGCAGCCGAGGTCCATCAGACGCTTGATGTTCATGCCCGTCTCACGACGGAGGTCGCCCTCGACCAGATAATCGCGGTCGATGACTTCACGGATCTGGAGCACCTCGGCGTCGCTCAGCTGATTGACGCGGCGCTCCGGGGTGATCTTCACCTTCTCGATGATATCGGCAGCATTCTTCTGGCCGATGCCATGGATATACTGCAGCGCGATCAGAACGCGCTTGTTGGTCGGGATGTTTACACCGGCGATACGGGCCACAACTTCTCTCCTGTCACCAGCCGATCATGAACTGGCATTATCTTCAATCTGTCGGGCGGGCATTCACAAAACGCGAATACGACGCCCGTCCCTCAACTCAGTGGGGCCCGGCATCGTCTGGAATCTTCCGACTGGATGAGGGCCGTATTTAGAGACTCGACTCTGGTACGTCAACCGCCCCTAGCGCTTGGCCCGCTTTTTCGCGAGCTTTCGCACGGACTTGCCTGACTTCTTGGCGGTTGTTTTGGCGGCCTTCTTGACCGCCTTTTTCACCGTTTTGGCCGCCTTTTTGACGGATTTCTTGGTGGATTTCGTGCTTTTCGCCTTGGAGGCGACCTTGGAACCCGACTTGGCGGCCTTTTTCGGCGCCTTCACCGCCTTCTTGGCCGCAGCCTTTTTCGCGACTTTGGCCTTCTTGGCCGGAGCCTTTGCAGCCTTCTTCGCTGCCTTTTCGGCCGGAGCCTTCTTGGCGGGCTTGGCCTTCCCAGCCGTCTTCGGCGTGGCGGTTTTCTTGGCCGATGCCTTCTTGGCGGCCTTACGGGGCGACTTTGCTGCAGCGTCATCGAGAATCGCCGCGAGCACGCGGTCGATCTCGAGCGTCA
Coding sequences within:
- a CDS encoding SDR family NAD(P)-dependent oxidoreductase, which gives rise to MQIDLTGKTALVTGSTAGIGLAIAKGLAGTGAEVVVNGRSQTKVDAAIAAIGKAVPGAKVKGVAADVSTADGCKALVSALPDVDILINNAGIFEPKDFFDIPDEDWERFFDVNVMSGVRLSRAYMQGMLKRNWGRIVFISSESGLNIPSEMIHYGMSKTAQLAISRGLAELTKGTAVTVNSVLPGPTMSEGVETFVKDLARQNGQSLDEAASNFVKQHRSTSLIQRFASVEEIANMVVFVSSKQASVTNGAALRAEGGIVQTIA
- the rplQ gene encoding 50S ribosomal protein L17, which encodes MRHGKVHRKLNRTAEHRKAMFANMCASLIKHEQIVTTLPKAKELRPIVEKLVTLGKKGGLDKRRQAISEMKDQDQVRKLFDVLAKRYADRQGGYTRIIKAGFRYGDNAPMAVIEFVDRDEDAKGKDSGPVQGGEADAA
- a CDS encoding DNA-directed RNA polymerase subunit alpha, with amino-acid sequence MGDPVTIQKNWQELIRPNKLQVTPGSDPSRFATLVAEPLERGFGQTLGNALRRILLSSLQGAAVQSVHIDGVLHEFSSIAGVREDVTDIVLNVKDISIKMLGEGPKRMVVKKQGPGVVTAGDIQTVGDITVLNPELQLCTLDDGAEIRMEFTVSGGKGYVAAEHNRPEDAPIGLIPVDSLYSPVRKVSYKVENTREGQILDYDKLTMTIETNGALTPEDAVAYAARILQDQLNVFVNFEEPRKEVAQEVIPDLAFNPAFLKKVDELELSVRSANCLKNDNIVYIGDLVQKSEAEMLRTPNFGRKSLNEIKEVLAQMGLHLGMEVPGWPPENIDELAKRFEDHY
- the rpsK gene encoding 30S ribosomal protein S11, whose protein sequence is MAKEAARVRRRERKNIASGIAHVNSSFNNTTITITDAQGNTIAWSSAGTMGFKGSRKSTPYAAQVAAEDASKKAQEHGMRTLEVEVGGPGSGRESALRALQAAGFTVTSIRDVTSIPHNGCRPRKRRRV
- the rpsM gene encoding 30S ribosomal protein S13, with product MARIAGVNIPTNKRVLIALQYIHGIGQKNAADIIEKVKITPERRVNQLSDAEVLQIREVIDRDYLVEGDLRRETGMNIKRLMDLGCYRGLRHRRGLPVRGQRTHTNARTRKGPAKAIAGKKK